One genomic window of Boudabousia tangfeifanii includes the following:
- the nusB gene encoding transcription antitermination factor NusB — MPVRKGSRTKARIRAIDVLFEADERYGGYGPGQLSEVLRHRKEMTAAQTPLPPYAVEIVEGIIQNLAEVDTSIMAHSTRDWQRLPSVDRSILRIAAWEIMCNPEVDGAVAIAEAVGIADTLSSADAPAFINAVLDKVYKDHLANPKPLKAKATAAQAETNFETDDAGFISLPVSDLEEEKETGDFDFQAAYDSEYIDD; from the coding sequence ATGCCAGTTCGTAAAGGATCACGAACAAAAGCTCGTATCCGCGCGATTGACGTTCTGTTTGAAGCAGACGAACGTTATGGTGGCTACGGGCCAGGACAACTCTCCGAAGTTCTGCGCCACCGCAAAGAAATGACTGCGGCGCAAACTCCACTGCCGCCCTACGCGGTTGAAATTGTCGAGGGAATTATTCAGAACCTGGCAGAAGTAGATACTTCTATCATGGCTCACTCGACCCGCGACTGGCAGCGACTACCCAGTGTAGATCGTTCCATTTTGCGGATTGCGGCATGGGAAATCATGTGCAATCCAGAAGTGGATGGGGCTGTCGCAATTGCAGAAGCGGTCGGCATCGCTGATACGCTCAGCTCTGCTGATGCTCCCGCCTTTATCAATGCGGTACTAGATAAGGTCTACAAAGACCATCTAGCGAATCCGAAGCCCCTCAAGGCAAAGGCCACTGCAGCGCAGGCAGAAACCAATTTTGAGACTGATGATGCCGGTTTTATTTCGCTTCCTGTTTCTGATTTGGAAGAAGAAAAAGAAACTGGTGACTTCGATTTTCAAGCAGCCTACGATAGCGAATATATCGACGACTAA
- the pyrR gene encoding bifunctional pyr operon transcriptional regulator/uracil phosphoribosyltransferase PyrR, translating to MAPLGRRVLGEEDIRRSLKRISYQIIEKNRGAEKVVLMGIHTRGVHLAKRIAQNLAEQGENVPAGALDISGFRDDRDQADRSHGTTTLPEGGIDDCKVVLVDDVLYTGRTVRAALDALSVLGRPSAVQLAVLVDRGHRELPIRADFVGKNLPTARSETVAIKLEEIDSTDGVFIIGGQA from the coding sequence ATGGCACCTTTAGGTCGTCGTGTCCTCGGTGAAGAGGACATTCGTCGTTCATTAAAACGAATTTCTTATCAAATCATCGAAAAAAATCGTGGGGCAGAAAAAGTAGTCCTAATGGGTATTCACACCCGCGGGGTACATTTAGCTAAGCGCATCGCCCAGAATCTGGCAGAGCAAGGCGAAAACGTGCCGGCAGGTGCTCTTGATATTTCGGGTTTCCGTGACGACCGCGATCAGGCTGATCGCTCTCATGGCACCACTACCTTGCCCGAGGGCGGGATCGATGACTGCAAAGTTGTTTTGGTAGATGATGTGCTTTACACCGGTCGAACTGTTCGTGCTGCACTCGATGCCCTTTCAGTCCTAGGGCGCCCTTCCGCGGTACAACTCGCAGTATTAGTCGACCGTGGTCATCGTGAACTACCTATCCGAGCCGATTTTGTTGGGAAAAACCTCCCGACTGCTCGAAGTGAAACTGTTGCCATCAAGTTGGAAGAAATTGATTCCACTGATGGCGTTTTTATTATTGGGGGCCAAGCATGA
- a CDS encoding aspartate carbamoyltransferase catalytic subunit, translating into MKHLLSTFDLSKETAVALLDHAEELASRISQDRQLDLLAGKTVANLFFEDSTRTRLSFELAAHQLGARVMNFSAAGSSISKGESLKDTAQTLAAMTVDAMVIRHRSAGAADRLAHAGWIEVPILNAGDGAHEHPTQALLDAMALRRHHNQVPAKEAATKLVGADLSGARVLIVGDLLHSRVVRSNVALLNTLGAEVALVAPHSLLPAGVETWQAEVFTNFDEALASNPTAVMMLRVQKERMSSAGGGFFPSVGEYVRAYGLTDERFRALDPKVRIMHPGPINRGLELSDLAADNAQAIILEQVGCGVAVRMAALDWLVNGENN; encoded by the coding sequence ATGAAACACCTACTATCCACATTTGATCTATCGAAGGAAACTGCTGTTGCTTTGCTAGATCATGCCGAAGAACTAGCATCTCGTATCAGCCAGGATCGTCAGCTAGATCTGCTTGCTGGAAAAACCGTGGCAAACCTGTTCTTTGAAGACTCTACGCGGACCCGACTTTCCTTCGAGTTAGCGGCACACCAGCTTGGCGCTCGCGTCATGAACTTTAGCGCTGCCGGCTCTTCTATTTCTAAAGGCGAATCGTTAAAGGATACCGCTCAGACTTTGGCTGCGATGACCGTAGACGCCATGGTCATTCGTCACCGTAGTGCTGGTGCCGCAGACCGGCTAGCTCATGCCGGTTGGATCGAGGTCCCAATCCTTAACGCTGGCGACGGGGCGCATGAGCATCCCACCCAAGCCTTGCTAGATGCCATGGCTTTACGCCGTCATCACAATCAAGTGCCTGCCAAGGAAGCTGCGACCAAGTTGGTCGGAGCTGACTTAAGTGGCGCTAGAGTACTGATTGTGGGAGATTTGCTCCACTCGCGGGTAGTTCGTTCCAATGTCGCTTTGCTCAACACTTTGGGGGCCGAGGTCGCCCTCGTTGCTCCGCATTCCTTGCTACCAGCTGGGGTAGAAACTTGGCAGGCCGAAGTTTTCACTAACTTTGATGAAGCCTTGGCCTCGAATCCTACTGCAGTAATGATGCTTCGAGTCCAGAAAGAACGTATGTCCAGTGCTGGGGGAGGCTTCTTCCCCTCGGTCGGTGAATATGTCCGAGCGTACGGCCTCACCGATGAGCGCTTTCGCGCCCTCGACCCTAAGGTCCGCATCATGCACCCAGGCCCGATTAACCGTGGCCTAGAACTATCTGACTTGGCGGCAGACAATGCCCAAGCGATTATTTTGGAACAGGTTGGCTGTGGCGTTGCCGTTCGCATGGCCGCTCTCGACTGGCTAGTAAATGGGGAGAATAACTAA
- a CDS encoding dihydroorotase has product MNNYVFTGAQILDGPATDIAIQDGKIVALGEDAKDFSGPRIDAGGLVALPGLVDLHCHLRQPGMDAAETVYTGTRAAAAGGYTCVYAMANTNPVGDNALVIEKVLDLGEAAGFVEVRPIGAVSKGLEGKSLSAMGSMAASRAKVRVFSDDGKCVSDSALMRRALEYAKGLDAVIAQHAQEPTLTATAQMNEGVVSGELGLAGWPAAAEESIIARDILLAKHLDARVHVCHLSTAGSVELVRWAKAQGIKITAEATPHHLSLSEELARTFDPRYKVNPPLRTQADIEAVRDGLADGTIDIVGTDHAPHPAATKECPWDEAAFGMTGLETALPIIIKTMVQTGRMNWADVARVLSYTPARIGSNPNQGLPIAVGNPANLALVDPTVVRVVNPDEQYTKSRNCPYIGMELPGQVMYTAYRGKLTVKAGKVQEDQQ; this is encoded by the coding sequence ATGAACAACTACGTCTTTACTGGCGCCCAAATCTTGGACGGACCAGCCACTGATATCGCAATCCAGGATGGCAAGATTGTCGCACTTGGGGAAGATGCTAAGGACTTTTCCGGTCCGCGCATCGACGCTGGCGGTCTCGTAGCACTGCCCGGTTTGGTTGACTTGCACTGCCACTTGCGTCAGCCCGGCATGGACGCGGCAGAAACTGTCTACACTGGCACTCGCGCGGCAGCTGCTGGCGGCTACACCTGTGTTTACGCCATGGCGAATACAAATCCGGTGGGCGATAACGCCCTCGTGATTGAAAAGGTACTTGACCTAGGCGAAGCCGCCGGTTTTGTTGAGGTTCGCCCGATCGGTGCGGTCTCGAAGGGCTTGGAGGGCAAATCCCTAAGCGCCATGGGGTCGATGGCAGCTTCGCGCGCCAAAGTGCGTGTATTCTCCGATGATGGCAAATGTGTTTCGGATTCGGCACTAATGCGTCGCGCCCTCGAATATGCCAAGGGACTTGATGCGGTGATTGCCCAGCATGCGCAAGAACCAACGTTGACTGCTACTGCCCAAATGAACGAGGGCGTAGTCTCCGGTGAACTTGGTTTGGCTGGCTGGCCGGCCGCCGCGGAAGAAAGCATCATTGCTCGCGATATTCTGCTCGCCAAGCACCTTGATGCTCGCGTTCACGTCTGCCACCTTTCAACTGCAGGTTCGGTAGAGCTAGTGCGCTGGGCCAAGGCACAAGGCATTAAGATTACCGCCGAAGCGACCCCACATCACCTTTCGCTCAGCGAAGAGCTTGCCCGCACTTTCGATCCTCGTTACAAGGTGAATCCGCCATTGCGCACGCAAGCCGATATTGAGGCCGTACGCGATGGTTTGGCCGACGGCACGATCGACATTGTCGGAACTGACCACGCGCCTCACCCGGCAGCCACCAAAGAATGCCCTTGGGACGAGGCCGCATTCGGGATGACTGGCCTCGAAACTGCCCTGCCAATCATTATCAAAACGATGGTTCAGACCGGTCGAATGAACTGGGCAGATGTCGCCCGGGTACTTTCTTACACCCCAGCTCGGATCGGCTCGAACCCGAATCAGGGTCTGCCGATTGCCGTCGGCAACCCAGCCAACCTAGCACTGGTTGACCCCACCGTGGTGCGCGTGGTGAACCCAGATGAGCAATACACCAAATCACGCAACTGCCCATACATTGGGATGGAGTTGCCCGGACAAGTCATGTACACCGCCTATCGCGGCAAACTCACAGTTAAAGCAGGCAAGGTTCAGGAGGACCAGCAATGA
- the carA gene encoding glutamine-hydrolyzing carbamoyl-phosphate synthase small subunit, translating into MKNRELALLVLEDGTVYTGKAYGAKGRTIGEIVFATGMTGYQETLTDPSYHRQIVVQTAPHIGNTGVNDEDPESEAVWVAGYVVRDPARRASNWRATKELETLLEEQEIVGICGVDTRAITRRIRETGAMRAGIFSGEALPTGAEYLTEPVIDTLLSVVKDAPQMSGANLTDDVSTNTGYIVEPAGEFEGKEPTAVVAALDLGVKNRTPYQLSLRGMRVHVLPADTKFEQIKALNPDGVFFSNGPGDPATADGQVELLRQVLDAKIPYFGICFGNQLLGRALGYGTYKLTYGHRGVNQPVLDKATGKVEITAHNHGFAVDAPTQAASLAPFENGKYGMVEVSHVGLNDGVVEGLKCLDLPAFSVQYHPEAAAGPHDAEHLFDRFLRLMKENPAPKEAR; encoded by the coding sequence ATGAAAAACAGAGAACTCGCATTATTGGTCCTCGAGGACGGCACGGTCTACACCGGTAAAGCTTACGGGGCAAAAGGCCGCACTATTGGCGAAATCGTTTTTGCCACCGGCATGACTGGCTACCAAGAAACCCTCACCGACCCTTCCTACCATCGCCAGATCGTCGTCCAGACCGCACCGCACATCGGCAACACCGGGGTTAATGACGAAGATCCAGAATCCGAGGCCGTTTGGGTGGCCGGCTACGTCGTGCGCGACCCAGCCCGTCGCGCCTCGAACTGGCGAGCCACTAAAGAACTAGAAACACTACTGGAAGAACAAGAAATCGTTGGTATTTGCGGCGTTGATACCCGGGCAATCACCCGTCGTATCCGTGAAACTGGAGCCATGCGCGCCGGTATTTTCTCGGGCGAGGCCTTGCCAACTGGTGCCGAATACTTGACCGAACCAGTGATTGACACTTTACTCTCGGTAGTTAAAGACGCCCCACAAATGTCGGGAGCAAACCTCACCGACGACGTTTCGACCAATACGGGTTACATCGTGGAACCAGCTGGGGAGTTCGAAGGCAAAGAACCGACCGCAGTCGTAGCTGCCCTCGACCTCGGCGTTAAGAACCGCACCCCATACCAGCTCTCCTTGCGTGGCATGCGCGTACACGTGCTACCTGCTGACACCAAGTTCGAACAGATTAAGGCCCTGAATCCTGATGGCGTCTTCTTCTCCAACGGACCAGGCGACCCAGCAACTGCTGATGGCCAAGTTGAGCTGCTGCGCCAAGTACTCGATGCCAAGATCCCTTACTTCGGTATCTGCTTTGGTAATCAGCTCCTCGGTCGCGCCCTCGGCTATGGCACCTACAAGCTGACCTACGGTCACCGCGGTGTCAACCAGCCAGTTTTAGACAAGGCCACCGGCAAGGTTGAAATCACCGCACATAACCATGGCTTTGCGGTTGACGCGCCAACCCAAGCTGCCTCGCTGGCTCCCTTCGAAAACGGCAAATACGGCATGGTGGAAGTTTCCCATGTCGGGCTAAACGATGGGGTAGTTGAAGGTCTCAAGTGCCTCGACTTGCCAGCCTTCTCTGTCCAGTACCACCCAGAAGCGGCAGCTGGACCACACGATGCCGAACACTTATTCGATAGATTCCTACGTTTGATGAAAGAAAACCCTGCCCCTAAGGAGGCTCGCTGA
- the carB gene encoding carbamoyl-phosphate synthase large subunit, with the protein MPRREDIKSVLVIGSGPIVIGQACEFDYSGTQACRVLRSEGIRVILVNSNPATIMTDPEIADATYIEPITTSILTKIIEKERPDALLPTLGGQTALNAAMSLDEAGVLEKYNVELIGASAQAINAGEDRDEFKAIVERCGAEVCRSEIAHTMEECHAAAARLGYPLVVRPSFTMGGLGSGIAFNAADLERIAGVGLQQSRTTEVLLEESILGWKEYELELMRDKADNVVVVCSIENVDPVGVHTGDSITVAPALTLTDRELQNLRDIGIAVIREVGVDTGGCNIQFAVHPETGRVIVIEMNPRVSRSSALASKATGFPIAKIAARLAVGYTLDEIRNDITESTPASFEPTLDYVVVKVPRFAFEKFPASDPTLTTTMKSVGEAMALGRSFTEALQKAVRSIDKKGIGLHWQQPGPVAADLPGLLAQIKVPTEGRLLAVQQAIRAGATLEQLFNATKIDPWFLDQLFLLEEVAQEIAQADGLNREVLELAKRHGFSDKQIAQIRGRNEATVRELRYAFNLRPVYKTVDTCAAEFRASTPYHYSSYDEESEVMPRNRPAVIILGSGPNRIGQGIEFDYSCVHAALALRDRYETVMVNCNPETVSTDYDISDRLYFEPLTLEDVLEVIHAEMQAGPVAGVLVQLGGQTPLGLAAALQAEGVPILGTSPQAIDAAEDRELFGRVLDKANLLAPAHGTARTKERAIEVAREIGYPILARPSFVLGGRGMEIVYDEEGFLDYLERVGIGAVSENAGPLLIDRFLDDAIEIDVDALYDGKELFLGGVMEHIQECGIHSGDSACVLPPMTLSAKQIMHIRQATEAIAAGVGVHGLINIQFALLSDVLYVIEANPRASRTVPFVSKATGVPLATAAARIMTGESIAQLRQVGLLPATEPTLAAGAEAIAVKEAVLPFRRFRTREGAIVDTVLGPEMRSTGEVMGLDRDFPRAYAKAEAGASITLPTKGNLFVSIADRDKRNLVLPIARLAQLGFKVFSTKGTATVLERNGIRTQVVRKASDGRGENGEPTIIDLISQGEIDLVINTPSGQGARADGYEIRTATTAAEKPIITTIQQLSAAVQAIEALLVDDFEVSSLQEHYARRQNQAK; encoded by the coding sequence ATGCCACGCCGCGAAGATATTAAATCTGTTCTCGTCATCGGTTCTGGACCGATCGTCATTGGCCAAGCTTGCGAGTTTGACTATTCCGGTACCCAGGCCTGCCGCGTCCTCCGCTCTGAAGGTATCCGCGTCATTTTGGTTAACTCTAACCCCGCAACCATTATGACCGACCCCGAGATTGCAGATGCCACCTACATCGAACCAATCACGACCTCGATTCTGACCAAGATTATTGAAAAAGAACGCCCAGACGCTTTGTTACCAACCCTTGGTGGTCAGACCGCACTCAACGCAGCAATGTCACTTGACGAAGCTGGCGTTTTGGAAAAATACAATGTGGAACTAATCGGGGCGAGCGCGCAAGCTATTAACGCGGGTGAAGACCGCGATGAGTTTAAAGCCATCGTGGAACGCTGTGGGGCCGAAGTCTGCCGCTCAGAAATCGCGCACACCATGGAAGAATGCCACGCGGCTGCGGCCCGTCTTGGCTACCCACTAGTGGTCCGTCCTTCCTTCACCATGGGCGGCCTTGGTTCTGGTATCGCTTTCAATGCCGCTGATCTCGAGCGCATTGCTGGGGTAGGCCTACAACAGTCACGTACCACCGAAGTTCTCTTGGAAGAATCGATCCTCGGTTGGAAAGAATACGAACTAGAGCTCATGCGCGACAAGGCCGACAATGTGGTGGTCGTCTGCTCGATCGAAAACGTGGACCCAGTTGGCGTACACACCGGTGACTCCATCACCGTGGCTCCCGCTTTGACCCTAACCGACCGCGAACTACAGAACCTACGCGATATCGGCATTGCGGTCATCCGTGAAGTAGGCGTCGATACCGGCGGTTGTAATATCCAGTTTGCCGTCCACCCAGAAACCGGTCGCGTCATTGTGATCGAAATGAACCCACGCGTTTCGCGTTCCTCGGCGCTAGCTTCGAAGGCCACAGGTTTCCCCATTGCTAAGATCGCGGCCCGCCTAGCGGTTGGCTACACCCTGGACGAGATTCGCAACGACATTACCGAATCAACCCCAGCCAGCTTCGAACCAACCCTTGACTATGTAGTGGTAAAGGTTCCTCGTTTCGCTTTCGAAAAGTTCCCTGCCTCGGATCCAACCCTAACCACCACCATGAAGTCGGTGGGTGAAGCCATGGCTTTGGGGCGTTCGTTCACTGAAGCATTGCAAAAGGCGGTGCGGTCAATCGACAAGAAGGGGATTGGTCTACATTGGCAACAGCCAGGCCCAGTCGCTGCTGATCTGCCAGGTCTGCTAGCCCAGATTAAGGTGCCGACCGAAGGTCGCCTCTTGGCCGTACAGCAGGCAATCCGTGCTGGCGCCACGCTTGAACAACTGTTCAACGCCACCAAGATTGACCCATGGTTCCTAGATCAACTTTTCCTACTCGAAGAAGTGGCACAGGAGATTGCTCAGGCTGATGGCCTAAACCGTGAAGTTTTGGAACTAGCCAAACGACATGGTTTCTCCGACAAGCAGATTGCCCAGATCCGTGGTCGGAACGAAGCTACCGTGCGCGAACTGCGTTACGCCTTCAACCTGCGCCCGGTTTACAAGACCGTTGATACTTGTGCCGCCGAATTCCGCGCCTCGACCCCTTATCACTACTCCTCCTATGACGAGGAAAGTGAAGTCATGCCGCGTAACCGTCCGGCTGTGATCATTTTGGGTTCGGGCCCGAACCGCATCGGACAGGGCATCGAATTCGACTATTCCTGCGTGCATGCTGCTTTGGCCTTGCGCGACCGCTACGAAACCGTCATGGTTAACTGCAACCCAGAAACCGTTTCTACCGACTATGACATTTCGGACCGCCTCTACTTTGAGCCACTAACGCTAGAAGACGTGCTCGAAGTAATCCATGCAGAAATGCAGGCTGGTCCAGTCGCCGGCGTGCTAGTGCAGTTGGGTGGGCAAACTCCGCTTGGTTTGGCCGCTGCCTTGCAGGCCGAGGGCGTGCCAATCCTTGGTACCTCCCCGCAAGCCATCGATGCCGCTGAAGACCGTGAACTCTTTGGGCGCGTCCTCGATAAAGCAAATCTTTTGGCCCCAGCCCATGGCACCGCTCGTACCAAGGAACGGGCGATTGAAGTTGCCCGCGAAATCGGCTACCCGATTTTGGCCCGTCCTTCCTTCGTCCTGGGCGGGCGTGGCATGGAAATCGTTTACGACGAAGAAGGTTTCCTTGATTATCTTGAACGCGTAGGTATTGGGGCTGTCTCCGAAAATGCGGGCCCACTACTGATTGATCGCTTCCTTGACGACGCGATCGAAATTGACGTGGATGCCCTTTACGACGGGAAGGAACTATTCCTAGGAGGCGTCATGGAGCACATTCAAGAATGTGGCATCCACTCCGGTGACTCGGCCTGTGTTTTGCCCCCAATGACCTTGTCGGCGAAACAAATCATGCACATCCGCCAAGCCACCGAGGCAATCGCCGCGGGGGTAGGTGTCCATGGTCTGATTAATATTCAGTTCGCCTTGCTCTCCGACGTGCTTTACGTGATTGAAGCGAATCCACGTGCATCGCGTACCGTCCCATTCGTTTCGAAGGCCACCGGCGTGCCATTGGCTACTGCCGCAGCACGCATTATGACCGGGGAAAGCATTGCACAGCTTCGCCAGGTTGGACTCTTGCCGGCCACCGAGCCGACTCTAGCTGCAGGCGCAGAAGCCATTGCTGTGAAGGAAGCAGTGCTCCCATTCCGTCGATTCCGCACTCGCGAAGGGGCTATTGTCGATACCGTCCTCGGCCCAGAAATGCGTTCGACCGGTGAAGTGATGGGTCTTGACCGTGACTTCCCACGCGCTTATGCCAAGGCTGAAGCTGGTGCTTCGATTACCCTGCCTACCAAGGGTAATCTCTTCGTCTCCATTGCCGACCGTGACAAGCGCAATCTGGTCTTGCCGATTGCCCGTCTCGCACAGCTTGGATTCAAGGTATTTTCGACCAAGGGAACAGCCACCGTCCTCGAACGCAATGGCATTCGCACCCAGGTAGTTCGTAAGGCGTCCGATGGCCGCGGTGAAAACGGCGAACCGACGATTATCGACTTGATTTCCCAAGGCGAAATCGACCTCGTCATCAATACACCTTCCGGACAAGGCGCACGTGCAGATGGTTATGAAATCCGTACTGCTACCACCGCTGCCGAAAAGCCAATCATTACCACTATTCAGCAGTTGTCGGCTGCAGTTCAAGCTATCGAAGCCCTGCTGGTCGATGACTTTGAGGTTTCTTCATTGCAGGAACACTATGCCCGTCGTCAAAACCAAGCTAAGTGA
- the pyrF gene encoding orotidine-5'-phosphate decarboxylase, translating to MSTENDLSQSFGARLATKMREAGPVCVGIDPHPNLLAAWDLPDSAQGLEKFGMTVLEAVGEQAAAFKPQSAFFERHGAKGVAALETILQEAKSAGFLTILDVKRGDIGSTMSAYAESFLTPGAPSEADAITLSPYLGLGSLAPAHELAVKHGKGLFVLALTSNPEGASVQHSQNAQGQAVARMIAEGVAQWNQPAREAGLMGSFGLVVGATIGSAAQDLGLDLGAVNGPMLAPGVGAQGAGGAELSQVFGHDLSLVLASSSRGILKGGPTLAGLQAAFADTLAEVKQAVGC from the coding sequence ATGAGTACCGAAAACGATCTATCGCAAAGTTTTGGCGCCCGACTCGCAACGAAAATGCGGGAAGCTGGTCCGGTTTGCGTCGGAATTGATCCACATCCGAACCTGCTTGCTGCCTGGGATTTGCCCGATAGCGCACAAGGCCTAGAAAAATTTGGCATGACCGTACTCGAGGCCGTGGGGGAGCAAGCTGCTGCTTTCAAACCTCAGTCTGCTTTCTTTGAGCGCCATGGTGCTAAGGGTGTAGCTGCCCTGGAAACTATTTTGCAGGAAGCTAAGTCGGCTGGTTTCCTAACAATTTTGGATGTTAAGCGTGGCGATATCGGCTCTACCATGAGTGCTTATGCGGAATCATTCCTAACTCCAGGTGCGCCCTCGGAAGCTGATGCCATCACCCTCAGCCCATATCTTGGATTGGGCAGCCTCGCACCAGCTCATGAGTTGGCAGTCAAGCATGGGAAAGGCTTATTCGTACTTGCTTTGACCTCAAATCCTGAAGGTGCCTCGGTCCAGCATTCCCAAAACGCTCAGGGGCAGGCCGTCGCAAGGATGATTGCCGAGGGCGTGGCCCAGTGGAATCAGCCGGCACGCGAAGCTGGCCTGATGGGTAGCTTCGGCCTGGTAGTTGGGGCTACGATCGGTTCTGCTGCTCAAGATTTGGGCCTCGATCTGGGCGCCGTAAACGGGCCAATGCTTGCCCCAGGAGTGGGCGCGCAAGGTGCTGGGGGAGCAGAGCTTTCCCAAGTCTTTGGCCACGATCTATCACTTGTGTTGGCTTCGTCATCTCGAGGAATTCTTAAGGGTGGTCCTACACTTGCTGGCCTACAAGCTGCTTTTGCAGATACGCTTGCAGAAGTTAAGCAAGCGGTAGGCTGTTAA
- the gmk gene encoding guanylate kinase yields the protein MNQLTVVAGPTAVGKGTVLRLLAQQHPEIYFSVSATTRDPRPGEVDGQHYHFVTEAEFDELVASNQMLEWAVVHGKHRYGTMRAPIMEALAAGKPAIVEIDLAGARQIRESMPEAKHVFIAPPTFEDLAKRLATRGTESDEERERRLATAKVELAAQAEFDRVIVNDTVENCALALASFMGLD from the coding sequence ATGAATCAGTTAACTGTTGTGGCCGGTCCAACCGCGGTTGGTAAAGGCACTGTCTTGCGTCTGCTTGCTCAGCAGCATCCAGAAATTTATTTTTCGGTTTCCGCAACTACTAGGGATCCACGCCCGGGGGAAGTTGATGGACAGCATTACCATTTTGTCACCGAAGCAGAATTCGACGAATTGGTAGCTTCCAACCAGATGCTTGAATGGGCAGTCGTACATGGCAAACACCGCTATGGCACGATGCGAGCACCAATTATGGAAGCATTAGCTGCCGGGAAACCCGCCATTGTGGAAATTGATTTGGCGGGTGCTAGGCAGATTCGCGAATCTATGCCTGAGGCCAAACATGTCTTTATTGCTCCTCCCACCTTTGAGGATTTGGCTAAACGGTTGGCTACTCGTGGAACTGAATCCGATGAAGAGCGTGAGCGCCGACTCGCTACTGCCAAAGTCGAGCTTGCCGCTCAAGCAGAGTTCGATCGTGTGATTGTTAACGATACGGTGGAAAACTGCGCGCTGGCTTTGGCTAGTTTTATGGGTTTGGACTAA
- the rpoZ gene encoding DNA-directed RNA polymerase subunit omega has translation MTTGTVAQPEGITSPPIDDLLEQVDSKYALVVYSARRARQINTYLRQRAAGMIQGVPPLVETEVDDKPLSIAMHEIAGGKLNFYTETVDPQ, from the coding sequence ATGACTACAGGTACTGTTGCCCAGCCAGAAGGTATCACTTCGCCTCCGATCGACGATCTACTCGAGCAGGTTGACTCCAAATACGCTTTGGTAGTTTACTCGGCACGTCGTGCTCGTCAGATCAACACCTACCTTCGCCAGCGTGCTGCAGGCATGATTCAGGGTGTGCCTCCTTTGGTAGAAACCGAAGTAGATGACAAGCCTCTTTCAATTGCCATGCATGAAATCGCTGGTGGCAAGTTGAACTTCTACACGGAAACCGTTGACCCTCAATGA